A window of the Halichoerus grypus chromosome 2, mHalGry1.hap1.1, whole genome shotgun sequence genome harbors these coding sequences:
- the SCN4A gene encoding sodium channel protein type 4 subunit alpha — protein sequence MASSSLPTLVPLGPESLRPFTRESLAAIERRVQEEEARQQRNKQMEIEESERKPRSDLEAGKNLPLIYGDPPPEVIGIPLEDLDPYYSDKKTFIVLNKGKAIFRFSATPALYMLSPFSIIRRCAIKVLIHSLFSMFIMITILTNCVFMTMSNPPSWSKHVEYTFTGIYTFESLIKMLARGFCIDNFTFLRDPWNWLDFSVITMAYLTEFVDLGNISALRTFRVLRALKTITVIPGLKTIVGALIQSVKKLSDVMILTVFCLSVFALVGLQLFMGNLRQKCVRWPPPFNDTNTTWYGNDMWYGNDTWNGNNTWNGNDTWNSHESWASNSTFDWDAYISDEGNFYFLEGANDALLCGNSSDAGHCPEGYECIKAGRNPNYGYTSYDTFSWAFLALFRLMTQDYWENLFQLTLRAAGKTYMIFFVVIIFLGSFYLINLILAVVAMAYAEQNEATLAEDQEKEEEFQQMLEKFKKQQEELGKVKPAQALEGGEADGDPAHGKDCNGSLDTSLGEKGPPRQSCSADSAISDAMEELEEAHQKCPPWWYKCAHKVLIWNCCTPWMKFKNIIHLIVMDPFVDLGITICIVLNTLFMAMEHYPMTEQFDNVLTVGNLVFTGIFTAEMVLKLIAMDPYEYFQQGWNIFDSIIVTLSLVELGLANVQGLSVLRSFRLLRVFKLAKSWPTLNMLIKIIGNSVGALGNLTLVLAIIVFIFAVVGMQLFGKSYKECVCKIAADCSLPRWHMHDFFHSFLIVFRILCGEWIETMWDCMEVAGQAMCLTVFLMVMVIGNLVVLNLFLALLLSSFSADSLASSDEDGEMNNLQIAIGRIKWGIGFAKAFLLGLLHGKILSPREIMLSLGEPGELGEAGESAPEDEKKEPPPDEGDKDLKKDNHILNHVGLVDGSPPSIELDHLNFINNPYLTIHVPIASEESDLEMPTEEETDTFSEPEDGKKPPQPPDGNSSVCSTADYKPPEEDPEEQAEENPDGEQPEECFTEACVQRCPILYVDISQGRGKMWWTLRRACFKIVEHNWFETFIVFMILLSSGALAFEDIYIEQRRVIRTILEYADKVFTYIFILEMLLKWVAYGFKVYFTNAWCWLDFLIVDVSIISLVANWLGYSELGPIKSLRTLRALRPLRALSRFEGMRVVVNALLGAIPSIMNVLLVCLIFWLIFSIMGVNLFAGKFYYCINTTTSERFDISEVNNKSECESLMHTGQVRWLNVKVNYDNVGLGYLSLLQVATFKGWMDIMYAAVDSREKEEQPQYEVNIYMYLYFVIFIIFGSFFTLNLFIGVIIDNFNQQKKKFGGKDIFMTEEQKKYYNAMKKLGSKKPQKPIPRPQNKIQGMVYDCVTKQAFDIAIMILICLNMVTMMVETDDQSQLKVDILYNINMVFIIIFTGECVLKMLALRQYYFTVGWNIFDFVVVILSIVGLALSDLIQKYFVSPTLFRVIRLARIGRVLRLIRGAKGIRTLLFALMMSLPALFNIGLLLFLVMFIYSIFGMSNFAYVKKESGIDDMFNFETFGNSIICLFEITTSAGWDGLLNPILNSGPPDCDPTLENPGTSVRGDCGNPSIGICFFCSYIIISFLIVVNMYIAIILENFNVATEESSEPLGEDDFEMFYETWEKFDPDATQFIAYSRLSDFVDTLQEPLRIAKPNKIKLITLDLPMVPGDKIHCLDILFALTKEVLGDSGEMDALKETMEEKFMAANPSKVSYEPITTTLKRKHEEVCAIKIQRAYRRHLLQRTVKQASYMYHHRQDGSGDGGPEKEGLIATTMSKMYGHGNGNSGVPSTGEERGWTGDAGPAIGLTPMSPSDAALPPSPPLGQTVRPGVKESLV from the exons ATGGCCAGCTCATCTCTGCCCACCCTGGTGCCTCTGGGCCCTGAGAGCCTGCGCCCCTTCACCCGGGAGTCCCTGGCAGCCATAGAGCGGCGGgtgcaggaggaggaggcccGGCAGCAGCGGAACAAGCAGATGGAGATCGAGGAGTCTGAAAGAAAGCCGCGCAGCGACCTGGAGGCCGGCAAGAACCTGCCCCTCATCTACGGGGACCCCCCACCGGAGGTCATCGGCATCCCCCTGGAGGACCTGGACCCCTACTACAGCGACAAGAAG ACCTTCATCGTCCTTAACAAGGGCAAGGCCATCTTCCGCTTCTCTGCTACGCCCGCCCTCTACATGCTGAGCCCCTTCAGCATCATCAGACGCTGCGCCATCAAAGTGCTCATCCACTC GCTGTTCAGCATGTTCATCATGATCACCATCCTGACCAACTGTGTGTTCATGACCATGAGCAACCCGCCTTCCTGGTCCAAGCACGTGGA GTACACATTCACGGGGATCTATACCTTTGAGTCCCTCATCAAGATGCTGGCCCGGGGCTTCTGCATTGACAACTTCACATTCCTCCGGGACCCCTGGAACTGGCTGGACTTCAGCGTCATCACCATGGC GTACCTGACGGAGTTTGTGGACTTGGGCAACATCTCAGCCCTGAGAACCTTCCGGGTGCTGCGGGCCCTGAAAACCATCACGGTCATCCCAG GGCTGAAGACGATTGTGGGGGCCCTGATCCAGTCCGTGAAAAAGCTGTCGGACGTGATGATCCTCACCGTCTTCTGCCTGAGTGTCTTTGCGCTGGTGGGGCTGCAGCTCTTCATGGGAAACCTGCGGCAGAAGTGCGTGCGCTGGCCCCCGCCCTTCAATGACACCAACACCACGTGGTATGGCAACGACATGTGGTACGGCAACGACACGTGGAATGGCAACAACACGTGGAACGGCAACGACACGTGGAACAGCCATGAGAGCTGGGCCAGCAACTCGACCTTTGACTGGGATGCCTACATCAGTGACGAAG GGAACTTCTATTTCCTGGAGGGTGCCAATGACGCCCTGCTCTGTGGGAACAGCAGCGATGCTGG GCACTGCCCCGAGGGTTACGAGTGTATTAAGGCCGGGCGGAACCCCAACTACGGCTACACCAGCTACGACACGTTCAGCTGGGCCTTCCTGGCCCTCTTCCGCCTCATGACCCAGGACTACTGGGAGAACCTCTTCCAGCTG acccTTCGAGCTGCTGGCAAGACCTACATGATCTTCTTCGTGGTCATCATTTTCCTGGGCTCCTTCTACCTCATTAACCTGATCCTGGCGGTGGTGGCCATGGCGTATGCAGAGCAGAACGAGGCCACCCTGGCCGAGGatcaggagaaagaagaagagttTCAGCAGATGCTGGAGAAATTCAAAAAGCAGCAGGAGGAGCTGGGGAAG GTCAAGCCTGCCCAGGCTCTGGAAGGCGGGGAGGCAGATGGGGACCCAGCCCACGGCAAAGACTGCAACGGCAGCCTAGACACATCGCTAGGGGAGAAGGGGCCCCCCCGGCAGAGCTGCAGTGCAGACAGTGCTATCTCAGACGCTATGGAAG AGCTGGAAGAGGCCCACCAGAAGTGCCCACCGTGGTGGTACAAGTGTGCCCACAAAGTGCTCATATGGAACTGCTGCACCCCATGGATGAAGTTCAAGAACATCATCCACCTGATTGTCATGGACCCCTTCGTGGACTTGGGCATTACCATCTGCATTGTGCTCAACACCCTCTTCATGGCCATGGAGCATTACCCCATGACAGAGCAGTTTGACAACGTGCTCACCGTGGGCAACCTG GTCTTCACCGGCATCTTCACAGCAGAGATGGTACTGAAGCTCATCGCCATGGACCCCTACGAGTACTTCCAGCAGGGCTGGAACATCTTTGACAGTATCATCGTCACCCTCAGCCTGGTGGAACTGGGCCTGGCCAACGTGCAAGGGCTGTCCGTGCTCCGCTCCTTCCGACTG ctGCGGGTCTTCAAGCTGGCCAAGTCGTGGCCAACGCTGAACATGCTCATCAAGATCATCGGCAACTCGGTGGGCGCTCTGGGCAACCTGACGCTGGTGCTGGCCATCATCGTGTTCATCTTCGCCGTCGTGGGCATGCAGCTGTTTGGCAAGAGCTACAAGGAGTGCGTGTGCAAGATTGCAGCCGACTGCAGCCTGCCCCGTTGGCACATGCATGACTTCTTCCACTCCTTCCTCATCGTCTTCCGCATCCTGTGCGGGGAGTGGATCGAGACCATGTGGGACTGCATGGAGGTGGCCGGCCAGGCCATGTGCCTCACAGTCTTCCTCATGGTCATGGTCATCGGCAACCTAGTG GTCCTGAACCTCTTCTTGGCCCTGCTGTTGAGCTCCTTCAGTGCTGACAGCCTGGCCTCCTCAGATGAGGATGGCGAGATGAACAACCTGCAGATCGCCATTGGGCGGATCAAGTGGGGCATTGGCTTTGCCAAAGCCTTTCTCCTGGGACTGCTGCATGGCAAGATCCTGAGCCCCAGGGAAATTATGCTCAGCCTCGGGGAGCCCGGGGAGCTCGGGGAGGCCGGGGAGAGTGCCCCAGAGGACGAGAAGAAGGAGCCGCCGCCCGATGAGGGCGACAAGGACCTGAAGAAGGACAATCACATCCTGAACCACGTGGGCCTGGTTGACGGCTCTCCCCCCAGCATCGAGCTGGACCACCTCAACTTCATCAACAACCCCTACCTGACCATTCACGTGCCCATCGCCTCCGAGGAGTCCGACCTGGAGATGCCAACGGAGGAGGAGACCGACACTTTCTCAGAGCCTGAGGATGGCAAG AAGCCACCGCAGCCCCCCGATGGGAACTCCTCCGTGTGCAGTACGGCCGACTATAAGCCCCCCGAGGAGGACCCCGAGGAGCAGGCTGAAGAGAACCCCGATGGGGAGCAGCCTGAGGAGTGCTTCACGGAGG cctgcgTGCAACGCTGCCCTATCCTCTACGTGGACATCTCCCAGGGCCGTGGGAAGATGTGGTGGACGCTCCGCAGGGCCTGCTTCAAGATTGTTGAGCACAACTGGTTCGAGACCTTCATCGTGTTCATGATCCTGCTCAGCAGCGGAGCCTTG GCCTTCGAGGACATCTACATCGAGCAGCGGCGAGTCATCCGCACCATCCTGGAGTACGCGGACAAGGTCTTCACCTACATCTTCATCCTGGAGATGCTGCTCAAGTGGGTGGCCTACGGCTTCAAGGTGTACTTCACCAATGCCTGGTGCTGGCTCGACTTCCTCATTGTGGAT GTCTCCATCATCAGTCTGGTGGCCAACTGGCTGGGCTACTCGGAGCTGGGTCCCATCAAATCCCTGCGGACGCTGCGGGCCCTGCGTCCCCTGAGGGCGCTGTCCCGATTTGAGGGCATGAGG gtgGTAGTGAATGCCCTCTTGGGAGCCATCCCCTCCATCATGAATGTGCTGCTTGTCTGCCTCATCTTCTGGCTCATCTTCAGCATCATGGGTGTCAACCTGTTCGCTGGCAAATTCTATTACTGCATCAACACCACCACCTCTGAGAGGTTTGACATCTCCGAGGTCAACAACAAGTCCGAGTGTGAGAGCCTGATGCACACGGGCCAGGTCCGCTGGCTCAACGTCAAAGTCAACTATGACAACGTGGGTCTAGGCTACCTCTCCCTCCTGCAGGTG GCCACCTTCAAGGGCTGGATGGACATCATGTATGCGGCCGTGGACTCCCGGGAG AAGGAAGAACAGCCCCAGTATGAGGTGAACATCTACATGTACCTCTATTTTGTCATCTTCATCATCTTTGGGTCCTTCTTCACCCTCAACCTCTTTATTGGCGTCATCATCGACAACTTCAACCAGCAGAAGAAGAAG TTTGGAGGGAAAGACATCTTCATGAcggaggaacagaagaaatactaCAATGCCATGAAGAAGCTTGGCTCCAAGAAGCCTCAGAAGCCAATTCCCCGGCCCCAG AACAAGATCCAGGGCATGGTGTATGACTGTGTGACCAAGCAGGCATTCGACATCGCGATCATGATCCTGATCTGCCTCAACATGGTCACCATGATGGTGGAGACGGACGACCAGAGTCAACTCAAAGTGGACATCCTGTACAACATCAATATGgtcttcatcatcatcttcaccgGCGAGTGCGTGCTCAAGATGCTCGCCCTGCGCCAGTATTACTTCACCGTCGGCTGGAACATCTTCGACTTCGTGGTCGTCATCCTGTCCATCGTGG GCCTCGCGCTCTCCGATCTGATCCAGAAATACTTCGTGTCTCCCACACTGTTCCGAGTGATCCGCCTGGCCCGGATCGGGCGTGTCCTGCGGCTGATCCGTGGGGCCAAGGGCATCCGGACTCTGCTCTTTGCCCTCATGATGTCCCTGCCAgccctcttcaacatcggcctcctcctcttcctggtcATGTTTATCTACTCCATCTTCGGCATGTCCAACTTTGCCTACGTCAAGAAGGAGTCGGGCATCGATGACATGTTCAACTTTGAGACCTTTGGCAATAGCATCATCTGCCTCTTTGAGATCACCACGTCGGCTGGCTGGGACGGGCTCCTCAACCCGATCCTCAACAGCGGGCCCCCCGACTGTGACCCGACACTTGAGAACCCGGGCACCAGCGTCAGGGGTGACTGTGGCAACCCCTCCATCGGCATCTGCTTCTTCTGCAGCTACATCATCATCTCCTTCCTCATCGTGGTCAACATGTACATCGCCATCATCCTGGAGAACTTCAACGTGGCCACCGAGGAGAGCAGCGAGCCCCTCGGCGAGGACGACTTCGAGATGTTCTACGAGACATGGGAGAAGTTCGACCCCGACGCCACGCAGTTCATTGCCTACAGCCGCCTCTCAGACTTCGTGGACACCCTGCAGGAGCCGCTGAGGATCGCCAAGCCCAACAAGATCAAGCTCATCACGCTGGACCTGCCCATGGTGCCGGGGGACAAAATCCACTGCCTGGACATCCTCTTTGCCCTCACCAAGGAGGTCCTGGGCGACTCTGGGGAAATGGACGCTCTCAAGGAGACCATGGAGGAGAAGTTCATGGCCGCCAACCCCTCCAAGGTCTCCTACGagcccatcaccaccaccctcaaGAGGAAGCACGAGGAGGTGTGTGCCATCAAGATCCAGAGGGCCTACCGCCGGCATCTGCTCCAGCGCACGGTGAAGCAGGCATCCTACATGTACCACCACAGGCAGGACGGTAGTGGGGACGGTGGCCCGGAGAAGGAGGGCCTGATCGCCACCACCATGAGCAAGATGTACGGCCACGGGAATGGGAACAGCGGCGTGCCGAGCACGGGTGAGGAAAGGGGCTGGACAGGGGACGCCGGACCTGCCATTGGGCTCACGCCCATGAGCCCCTCGGatgctgccctccctccctccccacccctggggcaGACAGTGCGCCCGGGGGTCAAAGAGTCTCTTGTCTAG